A single Zootoca vivipara chromosome 1, rZooViv1.1, whole genome shotgun sequence DNA region contains:
- the FSHB gene encoding follitropin subunit beta yields the protein MKPINFFAVLLFWETVCCNHCRLSNVTIALEKEECGFCISVNATWCSGYCFMKDQVDQNLAMRYVQKICTFKAVVYETIKIPGCDGQAESLYSYPVATGCHCGTCNTDITDCTRRGLDPNYCSYEQYEISE from the exons ATGAAGCCGATTAATTTCTTTGCCGTGTTGCTTTTCTGGGAAACTGTTTGCTGCAATCACTGCCGACTGTCCAATGTCACAATAGCACTGGAGAAGGAAGAGTGTGGCTTCTGCATCAGCGTGAATGCAACATGGTGCTCTGGCTACTGCTTCATGAAG GATCAAGTTGATCAGAACCTAGCAATGAGATATGTCCAGAAAATCTGCACATTCAAGGCAGTTGTGTACGAGACTATCAAGATCCCAGGCTGTGATGGTCAAGCAGAATCACTTTATTCCTACCCAGTGGCAACAGGGTGTCACTGCGGGACCTGCAACACTGACATCACCGACTGCACCCGGAGAGGCTTGGACCCGAATTATTGTTCGTATGAGCAATATGAGATCAGCGAGTGA